Proteins encoded by one window of Candidatus Endowatersipora endosymbiont of Watersipora subatra:
- the ribH gene encoding 6,7-dimethyl-8-ribityllumazine synthase, giving the protein MSHILIVNAIYYPEISKLLLDGAQQVLKASEATWESVSVPGVLEIPPTLSMALTGMQRCGTHYDGFITLGCVVRGETSHYDIVAFESARAIVHLTTSKCIALGNGIQTVENENQAFARASTKRKNKGGSAAHVVLDMIKLRDRFLVETS; this is encoded by the coding sequence ATGTCCCATATTTTAATTGTTAATGCTATCTATTATCCAGAAATATCAAAATTGTTGCTGGACGGAGCGCAGCAGGTTCTTAAGGCTTCTGAGGCAACATGGGAATCAGTTTCGGTTCCAGGTGTTTTAGAGATTCCTCCTACTCTTTCAATGGCCTTAACTGGCATGCAGCGGTGTGGGACTCATTATGATGGGTTTATAACACTAGGCTGTGTTGTGCGGGGGGAAACTTCTCATTATGATATTGTTGCTTTTGAATCAGCTCGTGCAATCGTTCATCTCACAACTTCTAAATGTATTGCTCTAGGTAATGGAATCCAGACAGTTGAAAATGAGAATCAGGCTTTTGCCCGTGCATCGACTAAAAGAAAAAATAAAGGCGGTTCTGCGGCGCATGTTGTTTTGGATATGATCAAATTGCGTGATCGGTTCCTTGTTGAAACAAGCTAA
- a CDS encoding riboflavin synthase, producing the protein MFNGIITEIGLVESVVLLPKGKLFRISSHYLSSTINIGASIAHDGVCLTVVDKSISDHDQWYEVEAWEETLRLTTCGSWQKGHEVNLERPLRIGDEVGGHIVLGHIDGIAKIVDLKEKGSSICYTIETPAELSSFIALKGSICLNGVSLTINSVYRNQLNVLIIPYTQKITTWGKLDIGHMINVEVDVIARYLERLIGLSSLSLPRESD; encoded by the coding sequence ATGTTTAATGGTATTATTACGGAGATTGGTCTCGTTGAATCTGTTGTACTTCTTCCGAAAGGGAAGCTTTTTCGCATTTCAAGCCATTATTTATCGTCCACTATCAACATTGGCGCATCAATTGCTCATGATGGAGTCTGCTTAACTGTAGTTGATAAATCAATCTCTGATCATGATCAATGGTATGAAGTGGAAGCATGGGAGGAGACATTACGCCTTACAACTTGTGGTTCATGGCAAAAAGGTCATGAGGTGAATCTAGAACGACCTTTAAGAATCGGTGATGAAGTTGGTGGTCATATTGTTTTAGGTCATATAGACGGTATAGCGAAGATTGTCGATCTCAAGGAGAAAGGAAGCTCAATTTGCTATACAATTGAGACACCAGCTGAGTTATCAAGCTTTATAGCCCTTAAAGGGTCTATATGCCTAAATGGAGTATCACTAACTATAAATTCTGTTTATAGAAACCAATTGAATGTTCTCATAATTCCGTATACTCAAAAAATTACAACCTGGGGAAAGCTTGATATCGGTCATATGATAAATGTGGAAGTTGATGTGATAGCACGATATCTAGAACGACTAATAGGATTATCATCACTTTCTCTACCAAGAGAAAGTGATTAA
- the glyA gene encoding serine hydroxymethyltransferase — protein MSVSETTAPCQKDHGFFTKTLDEIDPEIFHAIRGELARQRYEVELIASENIVSLAVLQAQGSIMTNKYAEGYPGSRYYGGCEFVDLAENLAIERVKKLFGCNFANVQPNSGNQANQGVFQALLKPGDTILGLSLDSGGHLTHGAAPNQSGKWFNAIQYGVCKIDHQIDFIEVEGLAKKHKPKLIIAGGSAYPRQIDFTKFRAIADTIEAWFMVDMAHFSGLVAAGEHPNPLPHAHVVTSTTHKTLRGPRGGIILTNDETIAQKINSAIFPGIQGGPLMHLIAAKAVAFAEALTPEYKLYIKRVIENAQALGETLKSGGLHLVSGGTDTHMLLVDLRSKSLVGKTAEAALRRSNITCNKNSIPFDPQKPMITSGIRLGTPAVTTRGFGILELQIVGQSILEVLDSLSMNRESEKTSVEHAVAKRILKLTEDFPIYGSL, from the coding sequence ATGTCTGTTTCTGAAACAACTGCTCCTTGCCAGAAGGATCATGGTTTTTTCACAAAAACTTTGGATGAGATTGACCCTGAAATTTTTCACGCTATTCGTGGTGAACTCGCAAGACAACGCTATGAAGTAGAATTGATAGCATCAGAGAATATTGTTTCGCTTGCTGTGCTTCAGGCGCAGGGCTCAATCATGACTAATAAATATGCTGAAGGTTATCCAGGATCTCGCTATTATGGTGGTTGTGAATTTGTTGATCTCGCCGAGAATCTTGCAATTGAGCGTGTTAAAAAATTGTTTGGCTGCAATTTTGCAAATGTTCAACCTAATTCAGGTAATCAGGCGAATCAGGGTGTTTTTCAAGCTCTGCTTAAGCCTGGTGATACAATTTTGGGTCTAAGTCTAGATTCTGGTGGTCATTTGACGCATGGTGCTGCACCTAATCAATCAGGTAAGTGGTTTAATGCCATTCAGTATGGTGTTTGTAAAATAGATCACCAAATTGATTTTATCGAAGTTGAAGGTCTTGCAAAAAAACATAAACCGAAGCTGATTATTGCAGGGGGCTCAGCCTATCCAAGACAGATCGATTTTACAAAATTTCGTGCTATTGCTGACACCATAGAGGCATGGTTTATGGTTGATATGGCTCATTTTTCTGGGCTTGTGGCTGCAGGGGAACATCCGAATCCATTACCTCATGCTCATGTGGTGACCTCAACAACTCATAAAACGCTACGCGGGCCTCGGGGAGGAATCATTTTGACAAATGACGAAACCATTGCTCAAAAAATCAACTCAGCTATATTTCCAGGAATTCAGGGGGGGCCATTAATGCATCTCATTGCCGCAAAAGCAGTTGCTTTTGCTGAAGCCCTGACTCCAGAATATAAGTTATATATCAAGCGGGTTATTGAAAATGCGCAAGCTTTAGGTGAAACTCTCAAGTCTGGTGGACTGCATTTGGTTTCCGGTGGTACAGATACACATATGCTTCTTGTAGACCTTCGTTCTAAATCTTTGGTAGGAAAAACTGCTGAAGCGGCTCTCAGGCGTTCAAATATAACATGTAATAAGAACAGTATTCCTTTTGATCCTCAAAAACCGATGATTACCTCAGGAATACGTTTAGGAACTCCAGCCGTTACAACGCGAGGTTTTGGTATCTTAGAACTGCAGATCGTTGGTCAGTCAATACTTGAAGTTCTTGATAGCCTTTCAATGAATAGAGAATCAGAGAAGACTTCTGTTGAACACGCAGTAGCTAAGCGTATCCTTAAACTGACGGAAGATTTTCCAATCTATGGGTCTCTTTAG
- the rpsF gene encoding 30S ribosomal protein S6, protein MPFYEHIFMTRQDVSSQQVDALVDNFKTVLEKNGGSVLKIENWGLKTLPYRVKKNRKAYYALMNIESDFPAIFEMERQMRLHEDVLRYMTIRVDQHETGPSVMLRKREREDRRSSGGRMSRSEDQPAPLVS, encoded by the coding sequence ATGCCGTTTTATGAACACATTTTTATGACACGTCAGGATGTTTCCTCTCAGCAAGTTGATGCACTTGTCGATAATTTTAAAACCGTTCTTGAGAAAAATGGAGGTTCCGTTCTTAAAATTGAAAACTGGGGTTTAAAAACTCTCCCATATCGAGTGAAAAAAAATCGTAAAGCTTATTATGCGTTGATGAATATTGAATCTGATTTTCCCGCTATTTTTGAAATGGAGCGCCAAATGCGCTTACATGAGGACGTGCTCCGTTACATGACTATTCGTGTTGATCAGCATGAAACGGGTCCATCAGTCATGTTACGCAAGCGCGAGCGAGAGGATCGACGTTCTTCTGGCGGACGAATGAGCCGATCTGAGGATCAGCCCGCTCCACTTGTTAGTTAA
- the nusB gene encoding transcription antitermination factor NusB, producing the protein MDIAGTGLKATIEEYENFRLGQELDGNTYLEADASWFRYLLSGVVKGQKTIDPVINNALSNEWPLSRIDSTMRAILRAGVFELIKKKDVVAKVVIVEYVEVAKAFFDGDEPKVINGILDRVARPIRGYELDN; encoded by the coding sequence ATGGACATTGCTGGCACAGGTCTCAAAGCAACTATAGAAGAATATGAAAATTTTCGTTTGGGGCAAGAATTAGATGGTAATACATATTTAGAGGCTGATGCTAGTTGGTTCCGTTATCTGTTATCTGGTGTTGTTAAAGGTCAAAAAACGATTGATCCTGTCATTAACAATGCCCTTAGTAATGAATGGCCGCTTTCAAGAATTGATTCGACTATGCGTGCTATACTGAGGGCTGGTGTCTTCGAGCTGATCAAAAAGAAAGATGTAGTGGCCAAAGTTGTTATCGTAGAATACGTAGAAGTTGCAAAAGCGTTTTTTGACGGTGATGAACCCAAAGTTATCAATGGTATATTGGATCGAGTAGCTAGGCCAATTCGTGGTTATGAGTTGGATAATTAA
- the rpsR gene encoding 30S ribosomal protein S18, which yields MVSIEQMPTRRPFQRRRKTCAFTGENAQKIDYKDVRLLQRYISERGKVVPSRITAVSIKKQRELAIAIKRARFLALIPHVIK from the coding sequence ATGGTATCAATCGAACAAATGCCAACTCGTCGTCCGTTTCAGCGGCGGCGAAAAACATGCGCTTTTACAGGAGAAAATGCTCAGAAGATTGATTATAAGGACGTTAGACTTTTGCAGCGCTATATTTCGGAACGCGGAAAAGTCGTCCCGTCTCGTATAACCGCTGTCAGTATCAAAAAACAGCGTGAACTCGCCATAGCTATTAAGCGGGCTCGATTTTTGGCTCTAATTCCTCATGTGATTAAGTAG
- the ribD gene encoding bifunctional diaminohydroxyphosphoribosylaminopyrimidine deaminase/5-amino-6-(5-phosphoribosylamino)uracil reductase RibD, with product MNYDYDHKLMAACLRYARRHRGLTASNPSVGTLLVHFGTDGPRIVGRGVTAIGGRPHAERIAIDCAGELAIGSTAYVTLEPCAHHASTPPCAQALIHAGVSRVVTACSDPDERVNGRGHKMLQDAGIVTQTGLFRKNASEDLSGYFSRQLKRRPHVVLKLAVSSDGWLGIKGKEILITGRLARYYGHRMRAETDSILVGRGTVEADDPLLTCRLPGLRNRSPRRFVLDQKGRLPVGSQLVRTACTVPVTLITSWKYVLSNRLYYSGVRTISAEIIEDGLALFEVLEDIAAQGVSSLMVEGGAQVAESFLKADLVDEIALFTSKKSLKEGDIPSPLTQKKISKKFQLRRSLNLGDDRLTQFFRA from the coding sequence ATGAATTATGATTATGATCATAAATTGATGGCAGCCTGTTTACGCTACGCTCGTCGCCATCGGGGCTTAACAGCCTCTAATCCATCTGTAGGAACTCTTTTGGTTCACTTTGGAACTGATGGACCAAGGATTGTTGGTCGAGGAGTGACAGCAATCGGTGGACGACCTCATGCAGAGCGCATCGCAATTGATTGCGCTGGGGAGTTAGCTATTGGTTCAACCGCCTATGTTACCCTTGAACCATGTGCTCATCATGCATCTACTCCGCCTTGTGCCCAGGCTTTGATTCATGCAGGTGTAAGTCGGGTTGTTACAGCTTGTTCTGACCCTGATGAGCGTGTAAATGGAAGGGGTCACAAGATGCTACAAGATGCTGGTATCGTAACTCAAACCGGACTTTTCAGAAAAAATGCCTCAGAAGATCTCAGCGGATATTTTTCTCGTCAGTTAAAGCGCAGGCCACATGTTGTACTTAAACTAGCTGTATCTTCAGATGGTTGGCTTGGAATCAAGGGTAAGGAGATCCTTATCACTGGTAGATTGGCTCGCTATTATGGACATCGTATGAGAGCAGAGACTGATTCTATTTTAGTAGGACGAGGAACTGTTGAAGCAGATGATCCTTTATTGACATGCCGTTTGCCTGGTCTTAGGAATCGCTCTCCTCGCAGATTTGTTTTGGATCAGAAGGGGCGCTTGCCCGTTGGAAGTCAGTTGGTGCGAACGGCTTGCACAGTTCCTGTAACCTTAATTACATCATGGAAATATGTTTTGTCTAACAGACTTTATTATTCTGGTGTTAGGACAATATCTGCCGAAATTATTGAAGATGGTCTTGCTCTTTTTGAGGTTCTTGAAGATATTGCTGCTCAGGGAGTTTCTAGCTTAATGGTTGAGGGAGGTGCTCAAGTAGCTGAATCATTTTTGAAAGCTGATTTAGTCGATGAAATTGCATTATTTACAAGCAAAAAATCTTTGAAAGAAGGAGATATTCCTTCTCCTTTGACACAAAAGAAGATATCGAAAAAATTTCAGTTGAGACGCTCTTTGAATCTTGGTGACGATCGCCTGACTCAATTTTTCAGAGCTTAG
- the rplI gene encoding 50S ribosomal protein L9 produces MDVILLERITNLGNMGDIVHVTDGYARNYLLSHRKALRANKANMEYFEGRRSQLEAHNTEQKIKASSVAERLNGKSYFVIRSAGDTGQLYGSVTARDIVSILAKNGFSIGRRLVKLEAPIKVIGLHRITIVLHPEIKAKITMNVTRSKDEAMNQESDSG; encoded by the coding sequence ATGGATGTTATTTTACTAGAGCGTATCACAAATCTTGGCAATATGGGTGATATCGTGCATGTCACCGATGGTTATGCACGAAATTATCTTCTATCCCACAGGAAGGCTTTACGTGCTAATAAAGCCAATATGGAATATTTTGAGGGGCGACGTTCTCAACTGGAAGCGCATAATACAGAACAGAAAATAAAAGCATCGTCTGTTGCTGAAAGACTGAATGGAAAAAGCTATTTTGTTATACGCTCTGCTGGCGATACAGGCCAATTATATGGCTCAGTTACTGCTCGCGATATAGTTTCTATACTAGCTAAAAATGGATTTAGCATTGGACGGAGACTAGTCAAGCTAGAGGCACCGATTAAAGTCATCGGTCTTCACAGGATTACTATCGTTCTTCATCCAGAAATAAAAGCAAAAATTACAATGAATGTGACACGTTCAAAGGATGAAGCGATGAATCAAGAGTCCGATTCCGGTTAA